Proteins encoded together in one Streptomyces sp. TLI_171 window:
- a CDS encoding DUF1906 domain-containing protein has protein sequence MRYLGPAALTAASLVLLLATDRDAVGMLTALTADRTAAAASAPATGPKAAPQPVPPRPLDAGPAARGLPAVAHQAAPLLAAEAAPVRLTRTVLTDPLRSRSRPLPAELFTGPGFDACTAPPAETMRAWWGTSPYGAVGIYTSGRQRACAQPRLTAAWVRTVRAMGWQLVPTHVGRQAPCRAPGHTALRIDPAKAVQEGKEEAAEAVRAVRNLGLRTGTPVYLDIEAYPRGDSACSQAVMDFTVGWTQALHKAGFRSGFYSSTDAGIADLTIAARVGSSPLPDAVWYARWDDRATVTDGSGRLGEDLWADHARIHQHHGNVQQTYGGATLTVDRDQLDGPVAR, from the coding sequence GTGCGCTACCTCGGCCCGGCGGCCCTGACGGCCGCGTCGCTCGTCCTGCTGCTCGCCACCGACCGGGACGCCGTCGGCATGCTGACCGCGCTGACCGCCGACCGGACGGCCGCCGCTGCCTCCGCCCCCGCGACCGGGCCGAAGGCGGCGCCGCAGCCCGTGCCGCCCCGCCCGCTCGACGCCGGGCCGGCCGCCCGGGGCCTGCCCGCCGTCGCCCACCAGGCCGCGCCGCTGCTGGCGGCCGAGGCGGCGCCCGTCCGGCTGACCCGGACCGTGCTCACCGACCCGCTGCGCTCGCGCAGCCGGCCGCTGCCCGCCGAACTGTTCACCGGCCCCGGGTTCGACGCCTGCACCGCCCCGCCCGCGGAGACCATGCGCGCCTGGTGGGGCACTTCGCCGTACGGCGCGGTCGGGATCTACACCAGCGGCCGGCAGCGGGCCTGCGCGCAGCCGCGGCTGACCGCGGCCTGGGTGCGGACCGTCCGGGCGATGGGCTGGCAGCTGGTCCCCACCCATGTCGGCCGGCAGGCCCCGTGCAGGGCACCGGGCCACACGGCGCTGCGGATCGACCCGGCGAAGGCGGTGCAGGAGGGGAAGGAGGAGGCCGCCGAGGCGGTCAGGGCGGTCCGGAACCTCGGGCTGCGCACGGGCACGCCGGTCTACCTGGACATCGAGGCGTACCCGCGCGGCGACTCGGCCTGCAGCCAGGCGGTGATGGACTTCACCGTCGGCTGGACCCAGGCGCTGCACAAGGCGGGCTTCCGCTCCGGCTTCTACTCCTCCACGGACGCGGGCATCGCCGACCTGACGATCGCCGCCCGGGTCGGCAGCTCCCCGCTGCCGGACGCGGTCTGGTACGCCCGTTGGGACGACCGGGCCACCGTCACCGACGGGTCGGGCCGGCTCGGCGAGGACCTGTGGGCCGACCACGCGCGCATCCACCAGCACCACGGCAACGTCCAGCAGACGTACGGCGGGGCGACCCTCACCGTCGACCGAGACCAGCTGGACGGTCCGGTCGCCCGCTGA